The genomic DNA GGATTTAAAACTGTTTACGCAGCTGATCGAGGACGTCAACCGGGAATTCGGCCTGACGGCGGAACAGGTGGACAAGCTGCAGCCCCATTACCGCCTGATCGCTTACCAGGCGGCAGTCAGCGTCGGCGGCTCGCTGGTCGGGCGCCTGATCACGCGCGACCTGCTGGTAAAAGTCGTGCAGAAATCGGGCAAGAAGCTGGTGGCCAAGCAGGCGTCGAAATTCGTGCCGCTGGCGGGCCAGGCCGCCTCGGCCGCGATCGGCTTCTTTGCCTTCCGCCAGATCGGCTACCAGCACGTGGAGGCGTGCGCGAAGGTCGCGCAGGAACTGCTGGCCGCCAAGCGCTGAGCCCGTGTCCCACCGCGGTGACTGACCCCGAGGTGGGACACGAACTGAGCCGTAGTGGCATGAAAACGGCCGAGCCCGTGTCCCACTCCGGTGACTGACCCCCGGGTGGGACACGGGCTCGGCCGTGGATTGACCCTTGCGCGTGCGGGCTTACGCGTCCGGCAGGACGACGTTGACGTCGAGCACTTCCAGGTTGCCCTGGCGGTCGAGCGAGATCTTGATGTCGTCGGCGTTGACCTTGGTGTACTTGGAGATGACTTCGATCAGCTCCTTGTGCAGCGCGGGCAGGAAGTCCGGGCCCGTGCGACCGTTGCGCTCGCGCGCGATGATGATCTGCAGGCGCTCCTTGGCGGCCGTGGCCGTCTTGGGTTTGCTCTGGAACAGGAAGGATAGCAGGGCCATTTACTTTGCTCCAAAGATACGCTTGAGGAGGCCCGGTTTCTCGTAATCGGTAAACCGCAGCGGCTTTTGCTCGCCCAGGAAGCGGGCGACCACGTCTTCATAGGCCTCGGCCACGTCCGTTCCCTTGAAGTGGATGGCCGGGTTGCCCTGGTTGGAAGCGTGCAGCACCTGTTCCGATTCCGGAATGATGCCGATCAGGGGAATGCGCAGGATTTCCTGCACGTCCGTATAGCTCAGCATCTCACCCGCTTCCACCCGCTTGGGCGAGTAGCGGGTGATCAGCAGGTGTTCCTTGACGGGCTCGCCGCCGGACTGCGCGCGGCGCGACTTGGCCTGGATGATGCCCAGGATACGGTCGGAATCGCGCACCGACGACACTTCCGGGTTCGTCACGATCAGCGCCTCGTCGGCAAACGTCAGCGCCATCAGCGCGCCGTGCTCGATGCCGGCCGGCGAGTCGCAGATGATGAATTCGAAGCCCATGTTGATCAGTTCGGCCAGCACGGCCTCCACGCCGTCCTCGGACAGCGCATCCTTGTCGCGCGTTTGCGAGGCGGGCAGGATGAACAGGTTGTCGCAGTGCTTGTCCTTGATCAGGGCCTGGTGCAGCGAGGCTTCCTTGTTGATCACGTTGATCAGGTCATACACGACGCGGCGCTCGCAGCCCATGATCAGGTCCAGGTTACGCAGCCCCACGTCGAAGTCGATGACGACCGTCTTGTGGCCACGCATGGCGAGGCCGGTGGAGAAGCTGGCGCTGGACGTCGTTTTGCCGACACCGCCCTTGCCGGACGTTACAACAATAATTCTTGCCACAAGTAATCCTTTAGAGTGAACTGCGCTGGTTGGACGATGTCAAAGCATCACGCGCGCGTTGCCGAATTAACGGATTGTATATCCAGTTTGTCACCGTTGAGCCTGATTTGTGCGGGCTGGCGGGCCTGTTCGGCGGGGAATCCGTCCTCGAACGTCCGGTAAACCCCCGCGATCGACACCAGTTCCGGCGCCATCGCCAGAGCGAAGATGCGGGCGTTGGCGTCGCCCGATGCACCGGCCAATGCGCGGCCGTTCAGGGTGTTGTAAACATGGATACTGCCGTCGGCAATGATCTCGGCGCCGTTGTTGACGACGGCCATGACGATCAGGTCGCCACCGCGCGCGTAAATGCGCTGGCCGGCCCGCACGGGCGTGTCGATGATCAAGGTCGCGGCCTTGTCCGCGCCGTTCGCGCCGGGTGTCAGCGCGGGGGCGGGCGGTGGCGCCACCGGTTCGGGCGCGGGTGCGGCAGGAGCGGGCGCGGCGGCTGGCGTGTCGTCGCGCTTGCCCGTGTCCAACGACAGGCCGAGCGAGGCGATTTCATCGATCATGTCCGGCCGCGCATTGCGCACGGCGACGGGATTCAAACGGTATTTCTTCAGCAGCGCGATGGTGCTGGCCCAGTCGATGCGCTCGCAGCCGGGCGCCAGGTCGCCGACGTCGATGACGGCAAGGTCGCCTTCAAAGAAGTCGGGCACGCCGCCCGTCATGCCCTTCAGCGCCGCATCGAGCGCGATGCCGTCGGACGTATGCAGGATCGCTGACACGGCGACGACGGTGGAAATCTTGATTTCGATGGGCTTTTGAAACGGGCTTTTTGACATGACGATAGTAAATGGTCGGGCATTTCCGGGCCCGAGCATTTTACTGTCAAAAACCAAATCTTGGGAGACGAACGCGGCCCGTTCTCCCAGTATTTATGCGGCTTCCAGCCTCAGCTGGCGGGCCGCCGCGACCATCGCCCGCAACGCCGCCAACGTCTCCTGCCAGCCGCGCGTTTTCAGGCCGCAATCCGGGTTGACCCATAGTTGCCGTGACGGAATAACCGCCTGCGCGCGGCGCAAGAGCGCGGCGATCTCGCGGCTGTCCGGCACGCGCGGCGAATGGATGTCGTAGACACCCGGGCCGATGTCGTTCGGGTAGCGGAAGCTGCCGAAGCCGTCCAGCAGCGCCATGGCCGAGCGGCTGGTTTCGATCGTGATCACGTCCGCATCCAGCGCGGCGATCTGCGGCAGGATGTCGTTGAACTCCGCATAGCACATGTGCGTGTGGATCTGCGTGGCCGCGCCCGCCGTGCCGGCCGTAATGCGAAATGCCCGCACGGCCCAGTCGAGATACTCCGCATGACGGGCGCGGCGCAGCGGCAGGCCCTCGCGCAAGGCCGGCTCGTCGATCTGGATTACGGCGATGCCGGCCTGCTCCAGGTCCCCCACTTCGTCGCGCATCGCCAGCGCGATCTGCGTGGCGGTGACGCTGCGCGGCTGGTCGTCGCGCACGAACGACCATTGCAGGATCGTGACCGGGCCCGTCAGCATGCCTTTCACGGGCCGGTCCGTCAGCGCCTGTGCATAGACGGACCATGCCACCGTCATCGGCGCCGGCCGGCTGACGTCACCCCAGATGATGGGCGGCTTGACGCAGCGCGAACCGTACGACTGCACCCAGCCGTTCTGCGTGAACGCGAAGCCGGCCAGTTGCTCGCCGAAGTATTCCACCATGTCGTTGCGCTCGGCTTCGCCATGCACCAGGACGTCCAGGCCCAGCATTTCCTGCTGGCCGATCGCGTGGGCGATCTCGGCGCGCATCGCCGTGGTATAGGCGGCGGCGTCCAGTTCGCCGCGACGGTAGGCCGCGCGTGCCGTGCGGATCGTTTCGGTTTGCGGGAACGAGCCGATCGTCGTGGTCGGAAACGCCGGCAGGTTCAGGCGCTGTTGTTGCAGCGCGCGCCGTTCGGCAAACGGGGCGGGGCGCTGGTCCGCGTCGGCGGGCAGCGTCGCCACGCGCTCTGCCACTGCCGCGTTGTGCACCCGTGGGCTGGCGCGACGGCCGGCGAGCGCGGCGCGGGCTTGCGCCAGTGACGCTTGTACCGCCGGGGCCTGCGGCGTGGCAATGGCGGCGCGCAGCAGCGCCAGCTCGTCCAGCTTTTCCATGGCGAACGCCAGCCAGCCTTTCAGCTCAGCATCGAGCTGTGTTTCGTCGGCCAGGCTGTACGGCACGTGCAGCAGCGAGCAGGAGGTCGACAGCCAGACCTCGCCTTGCCGCTTGTCCAGCACGGGCGCCAGCCGGGCCAGCGCGAGATCCAGGTCGGTGCGCCAGATATTGCGGCCATCGACGATGCCGATCGACAGCACCTTGTGGGCCGGCAACCAGTCCGCCACGTTGACGAGTTCATGGGTCGCGCGCACCCCGTCGACGTGCAGGCCGGCGACTGGCAGGCGACAAGCCAGGCTCAGGTTTTCCTCCAGCGGCGCGAAATAGGTCGCCACCAGCAGCGCCGCGCCGGCCTGGTTCAACTGCCAGTAGGCATTTTCAAACGCGCCGCGCCACGGCGCCGGCAGGTCCAGGCCCAGGATCGGCTCGTCCAATTGCACCCAGGCGACGCCCATGGCTTTCAGCCGCGCCAGGATTTCACCGTACACGGGCAGCAGCCGGTCCAGCAGCCCCAGGCGGTCGTCCAGGCCCTTGCCCAGCCAGAGGAAGGTCAACGGACCCAGCAAGGTGACCTTGACGGCGTGACCGAGCGCCTGCGCCTCGGCCACCTCGTCGAACAAGCGCTCGCTGGACAGGTTGAAGAGCGTGTCGGCATCGAATTCCGGCACCAGGTAATGGTAGTTGGTATCGAACCACTTCGTCATGGCCAGTGCCGGGCTGGCGGCGTGGGCGCTGCCGCAGCTGCATTCGTCCCGTCCGCTGCGGCCGCGCGCCATGATGCTGTAACGCTGCAGCGGCGTTTCGGCGGTGCCAAAGCTGAAGCGGGCCGGTTCGCAGCCCAGCAACTGGATGTGGTTGGCCACGTGGTCGTACAGCGCGAAGTCCCCGACGGTCACGTAATCCAGCCCGGCGTCGCGCTGGGCCGCCCAGTGCCGCGCGCGCAAGGCCGCGGCGGTCTGCTCCAGTTCATTGTCGGACAGCTCGTCGCGCCAATAGCGCTCCAGCGCGTGTTTCAACTCGCGGGCAGCGCCAATGCGGGGAAAGCCAGGGACGTGGAGAGCAATTTCTTTCATTTGTCATGCCATTTAAATATTGGTGCAGTAGAGTGTGCGACAATCATTTGGATAAGCCAAACGAAAGATTTTGCGCGTTCCCATGAAAAATATTCATCCAGCCCTCGGCTGAACTTCGGAAAGGTCATGTTGGAGATCCGTCACCTGCGCACGCTTGCCGCGTTGCGCTCCGCCGGCAGCCTGGTGCGCGCCGCCGAATTGTTGAACCTGACGCAGTCCGCGCTGTCGCACCAGGTCAAGCTGCTGGAAGACCGCTACGGCGGCCCGCTGTTCGAACGCAAGAGCGTGCCGATCGGCTTTACCGCCATCGGCGCGCGCCTGCTGCGCCTGGCGGACATGATGCTGCCGGAAATCGAGCAGGCCGAGCGCGACGTGGCCCGCCTGATGCAGGGCGACCAGGGCCAGTTGCGCGTGGCGCTGGAGTGTCATACCTGCTTCGACTGGCTGATGCCGGTCATGGACGAGTTCCGCGCGCGCTGGCCCGAAGTGGAGATCGACCTGGTGTCGGGCTTCCACAGCGAGCCGGCCGAGTTGCTGCGCACCGGCGCGGCCGACCTCGTCATCGGTTCCGACTACAGCGCCGACTACGCCACCTTCCCTCTGTTCCGCTTCGAGATCCTGACGGTGATGGCGCAAAAGCACCGCCTGGCCACGCACCGCCGCCTGCACGCCGCCGACTTCGAAGGCGAGACCTTGATCACGTATCCGGTGCCGGAACAGCGCATCGACCTGATCCGCGAGATGCTGCGCCCGGCCGGCATCACGTTCCAGCGCCGCACGGCCGAGCTGACGGTGGCAATCCTGCAACTGGTCGCCAGCCGGCGCGGCCTGGCCGCATTGCCCAACTGGGCCATCAAGAACTACGTCGACTACGACTACGTGATCGCCCGCCCGCTGGGCGAGCACGGCTTGTGGAGCGACCTGTACGTGTCCGTACCGGCCGCGCTGCGGCAGAAGGCGTACGTGGCGGACTTCGTCAAGGTCATCCGCGAACAGTGCGCGGCCAGCCTGGACGGCATTAAATTGCTGTCCTGACAGAGTTTGATAAATATCAAACAGCAATGCTGAGCAGCCCTTTACGATGAAGTCCCTTGCGTTACATCAGCCGCCTGAAAGGACCCGTCATGTTCACGTTGCCCGCCGAGCTGTTTTACGTCACCCGCACCCTGCTGGAGGGGCAGCTTGCCAGGAGCAATGCGCTGGCGCGCACGGCGTTCGACAGCGGCGCCAGCCTGTTCGACGTCAACGCGAACTTGGCGCGTGAGCAGCTGGCCGCGGCCACGGCCGCGTCGAACCAGCTGCTGTTCGTGCGTGATCCGCAAGATTTGATCGGCTTGGCCGCCGTCCAGTCGCACCAGGCGCTCAACCGTGTCCATGCTTACGGGCGCGGCATGGCCGGTGTGGCCAGCGACCTCAATACGCGACTGGGCGAATTGGGCAAGGACTTCGCTGGAACGTTGTCCCGCACTTCGATAGAATGAAACGTAGTAGTGCTTCGACAACCCCTGCTGACATCACCGGTCAGCGCACTGGAGAATGAAATGGATGATGTAGTTATCGTTGCCGCAGCCCGCACCGCGGTCGGCAAGTTCGGCGGCAGCCTCGCGAAGATCCCGGCGACGGAGCTGGGTGCCCACGTCATCAAGGGCCTGATGGCCCAGACGGGCATCGATCCGAACCTGATCAGCGAAGTGATCATGGGCCAGGTGCTGACGGCCGGTGTCGGCCAGAACCCCGGCCGCCAGGCGCTGATGAAAGCCGGCCTGCCGAACAGCATTCCCGGCTTCACGATCAACAAGGTGTGCGGCAGCGGCCTGAAGGCCACCCATCTAGCGGCACAGGCGATCAAGTGCGGCGACGCCAGCATCATCATCGCGGGCGGCCAGGAAAACATGAGCGCCTCGCCGCACGTGCTGCCCAATTCGCGCGACGGCTTCCGCATGGGCGACGCCAAGCTGGTGGACACGATGGTGGTGGACGGCTTGTTCGACGTCTACAACCAGTACCTCATGGGCATCACCGCTGAAAACGTTGCCAAGAAGTATGAAATCTCGCGCAGCCAGCAGGACGAGTTCGCGCTGCAGTCGCAATTGAAGGCGGAAACGGCGCAGAAGGAAGGCAAGTTCAAGGATGAGATCCTGCCGTTCGAAGTGCCGCAGAAAAAAGGCTCCTTCGTGTTCGACACGGACGAGTACATCAAGACCGGCGCCACCCTGGAAGGCCTGTCCGGCCTGCGCCCGGCCTTCGACAAGGAAGGTTCCGTGACCGCTGGCAACGCCTCGGGCATCAACGATGGCGCCGCCGCCGTCATCATGATGTCGGCCACCCAGGCCCGCGAGCTGGGCCTGAAGCCGATGGCGCGCATCAAGTCGTACGCGTCGTCCGCGCTGGACCCGGCCTTCATGGGCATGGGCCCCGTGTCGGCCAGCCGGCTGGCGCTGAAAAAGGCGGGCTGGACGCCGGACCAGCTGGACCTGATGGAAATCAACGAGGCATTCGCCTCGCAGGCCTGCGCCGTCAACCAGGAGATGGGCTGGGACACCAGCAAGATCAACGTCAATGGCGGCGCGATCGCGATCGGTCACCCGATCGGCGCCTCCGGCTGCCGCATTCTCGTGACGCTGCTGCACGAGATGGTGCGGCGCGACGCGAAGAAGGGCCTCGCCTCGCTGTGCATCGGCGGCGGCATGGGCGTGGCGCTGACGGTCGAGCGCGACTGACGTCACGCAGCAGCATTCGTTGGCAGTAGCGGCCGCTCCAAGGCGGGGCGGCCGTCGTGAGAACGCAAACTAAGAGGGGAAGACATATGGCACGAGTTGCATTGGTAACAGGCGGCATGGGTGGTCTTGGCGAAGCGATCGGCATCAAGCTATTGGCACTGGGCTACAAGGTGGTCACCACGTATTCCCCTTCCAACACGAAATACCAGGCCTGGCTGGACCAGATGAAGGAAGCCGGCTACCAGTTCTCCGCCTATCCATGCGACGTGTCCGATTACGATTCGGCGCAGACCTGCGTGGCGGCGATCGAACGCGATATCGGTCCGGTGGACGTGCTGGTCAATAACGCCGGCATCACCCGCGACATGACGTTCAAGAAGATGGACAAGGTGAATTGGGACGCGGTCATGCGCACCAACCTGGATTCGGTGTTCAATATGACGAAACCGGTCACGGACGGCATGGTCGAGCGCGGCTGGGGCCGCATCATCAACATCTCGTCCGTCAACGGCCAGAAAGGCGCGTTCGGCCAGACCAACTACTCGGCCGCGAAAGCGGGCGTGCACGGCTTCACCAAGGCGCTGGCGCTGGAAGTGGCGCGCAAGGGCGTGACCGTCAACACGATTTCGCCGGGCTATATCGGCACGAAAATGGTCACGGAAATCCCGCAGGAAGTGCTGGACACCAAGATCATCCCGCAAATCCCGATGGGCCGCCTGGGTAAACCAGACGAAGTGGCGGGCCTGGTGGCCTACCTGGCTTCCGACGAAGCGGCCTTCGTCACGGGCGCCAACATCGCCATCAATGGCGGCCAGCACATGTCGTAAGCGGGCATTTTAATAGCCGACACACCGCCGCGAGGCGGTGTTTTTGTTTTCAGGACCAAGATGACCACCTTACCCACTGGCGGCCTGGCGCTGTCCCAGCTCGACGAGCAACTGTTGCAACCTGGCGTGAAAGGCCTGGCGCTGACGGCGCCGCTGCGCCAGCACATGATCGGCGTGCAGCGCTGGAACGTGCTGGCCGGCGACACCGGCTTTCCCGTCGCGCTGCTGAAGACGTCCAGCCTGCGCCACAACCTGGACTGGATGCGCGCGTTCTGCGCGCGCCACGGTGCGCTGCTGGCGCCGCACGGCAAGACGACGATGAGTCCGCAGCTGTTCGACGCCCAACTGGCCAATGGCGCCTGGGGCATCACCCTGGCCACCGCCAGCCAGGTGCAGGTGGCGGCGCGCTTCGGTGTGCGCCGCGTGCTGCTGGCCAATGAGGTGGTCGCCGCCAGCGACATCCGCGTGCTGCTGCAGCTACTGCGCGACAATCCCGCGTTCGAACTGTTCGCGCTGGCCGATTCGCTGGACGGCGTGCAGCGGCTGGCGGACGCGGTGACCGCCGCCGGCCTGCGCCGGCCGTTGCCGCTGCTGGTGGAACTGGGCATCGCCGGCAAGCGTGCCGGCTGCCGCACCAGCGACGAAGCGATGGCGGTGGCGCGCGCGATCGCGGCGGCGCCGGGCTTGCAACTGGCCGGGATCGAAGGCTACGAGGGCTTGCTGGTCACGACCGATCGCGCGGCCGACCTGGAGCGGGTCGACGCCTTCCTGCAGGCGATGGTGGACCTGGTGCGGCAATGCGATGCCGAGGGCCTGTTCGCGGGCCCGCAGATCCTGCTGTCGGCGGGCGGCTCGTCGTATTTCGACCGGGTGGCCCAGTGCTTTGCCGGCGTGACGGGCACCTCCCGCCCGGTGCTGAGCATCGTGCGCAGCGGCTGCTATCTCACCAACGACCATGGCCACTATTTCGAACTGACGCGCGAGCTGGACGAACGGGCCGGTGGGGGCGTCGGCCTGGTGCCGGCGCTGGAAGTGTGGAGCACGGTGCTGTCGCGCCCGGAGCCCACGCTGGCGATCCTCGGCATGGGCAAGCGCGACGCCTCGCACGACCTGGGCCTGCCGCGCGCGCTGCTGCGGCACCGCATCGGCGCAGCGGGCCCGGTGGCGCTGGACGACGGCTGGCACATCGAGAAGATGAACGACCAGCATGCCTATCTGCGCCTGCCCGAAAACGAGGTGGACGAGCTGCGCGTGGGCGACCTGGTCGGCTGCGGCATCTCGCACCCCTGCACCACGTTCGACAAGTGGTCCGTGCTGCTGCTGGTGGAGGATGACTACCGCGTGACGGGCGCTGTCAACACCTTCTTCTGACCGGGACGGCAAAACCGTTACAATCGGTGCTCCGATTTCCTGCGAGCGCGCCATGTCCGATCCGTCCTCCTACCTGTTCCCACCCGTCGCCCCGCTGCAAAGCGGCACCTTGGCGGTCGACGAGCTGCACACGATCTACTGGGAGGAAGTCGGCAATCCGCAGGGCATCCCCGTGCTGTTCCTGCACGGTGGCCCCGGCGCCGGCATCTCGCCGCAGCACCGCCGCTTCTTCGACCCGCGCCACTACCGCGTGATCCTGTTCGACCAGCGCGGCGCCGGCAAATCGCAGCCGCTGGGAGAAACCCGCAACAACACGACCCAATTGCTGATCGAGGACATCGAACGCCTGCGCGCGCTGTTCGGCATCGAGCAGTGGCTGGTGTTCGGCGGCTCGTGGGGCTCGACGCTGGCGCTGGCGTACGGCCAGGCGCATCCCGAGCGCTGCCTGGGCTTCGTCCTGCGCGGCATCTTCCTGTGCACGGCGCTGGAGATCGACTGGTTCATGGACGGCGCCCAGTGGTTCCACCCCGAAATTCACGAGGAATTCGCCCAGGGGGTACCTTACGAGGAACGGGGCGACCTGCTGCAGGCCTACTACAAGCGCATCATGGACCCGGACCCGGAAGTGTACTGGCCGGCCGTGCGCGCGTGGAGCCGCTTCGAGGGCCGCCGCGTGTTCCTGATGCCGCAACCGGAGGAACCGGCCTGCGACACCATCGACCTGGGCCTGGGCCGGCTGGAAGCGCATTACATGGCCAACCTCGGCTTCTTCGAGGACGACCAGCTGCTGCGCGACGTCGACCGCATCGCCCACCTGCCGGCCGTCATCGTGCAGGGCCGCTACGACGTGATCTGTCCGCCGTTCTCGGCCTGGCGCCTGCACAAGCGCTGGCCCGGCTCGAAGGTGGTGATGGTGCCGGACGCGGGCCACGCGGCGATGGAGACGGGCATCAGCCGCGAACTGGTGGCGGCAACGGAGCAGTTCCGCCGCCAGGGCCGTTTCGGCTGACGCACAGCCGTTTGGCAGGCCCGGTGCGCGGCCTGCTACACTGTTGAACCGGAAACACTTCAACCACGCGCACAACAAAGTGATGAACATTCAGCTGGGCGATATCGGCCACATCATTCAACTGGCCATCGCGCCCGTTTTCCTGCTGACCGGCGTTTGCACCAACCTGCAGGTGCTGATCAACCGGCTGGCGCGCATCATCGACCGTTCGCGCGTGCTGGAGGACCGGCTCGACATCGCCTACAACGACAGCTACCTGAACGAGCTGGACGTGCTGTACCGCCGTTCGCACCTGATCAACTACGCCATCACGCTGTCCACTGCGTGCGGGCTGTTCGTCTGCCTCGTCATCGCTCTGCTGTTCATCGGCGATACGACCAACTTCACGCTGGAGAAATACATCGCGGGCCTGTTCGTGGCCGCGGTGTTCAGCCTGATTTCCAGCTTCGGCTTCCTGCTGCGCGAGATCTTCATCGCCTCCGCCGCCATGCGGTCCCAGCGCCACGTGCGCCGGGCTCCGAAAACCAACGAGTAAGCGCTTCATTCATGCACGACTATCAACGCCCCCCCACCTTGCACCGCTACGGCCCGCGCAGCGAACTGGAACTGGCCTTGAGCCAGGGTCAGTTCGTACTGCGTCCGGAAAACGGCTTTCTGACCTTGTCGTTCTCGCGCGCCTGGAGCCACGACATGTTCGACCACTTCGGCGCCGACTGCTGCCTGGTGATCCACAACACGGAAGAATTCGGCGAGCGCATCCACCGTGCCGTGCAGCGCACATTGCCGAACTGGGCCGGTATCGACGGCGCCGTCGAGTACGGCACCCGCGCGGCGCTCGGTGCCGCGTTCACGATGGGCGCGCAGGATGCGGCCGAACAGGAGTGGAAATTCGCCTGGCGCCCCATGCACAGCCAGGCCAGCATGAATCCGGTCGTGATCCGCATCGGCAGCCTGGAGCAGTTTGCCGAACTGCGCGGCTCGGACTGGTATCCCGCGTAATCAGGGCGCGATGGCGCCGGCCACGTGGTTGCGCGCCAGCTCCGTCGATGGTCCCGGCACCTTGCTGGTGCCGCCCTTGTCGAGGCGCGCCAGCACGGCGCCCATCATGCGTTCGATGTCGCCGCGGATGATGTTCGTGCCCAGGATGCCGGGCACGTAGAAGTTGGGCATCATGCGCCCCGTATAGATCACGCGTGTGCCGCCGGTTTCCGGCACGGGCACCAGTTCCCAGCGCGATTCGTAGTGCTTCATGTCGCCCGAGATCAGGTCGATGTCGATCGAGGACATCGGCTGCTCCGTCGCGCGCACGATCAGGTGGATCGAGCGCGACATGAACAGGAAGCGGGCCGTGCCGAACTGCTCGATGATGACCTCATTGCCATTGCGCGACAGCACCCGGCACGACACCAGGTCGGGCACGAATTCCTCCATGCGGTCGTAGCCCGTCAGGATGCGCCAGACAGTCGGCAGCGGTGCCTGCACGGTGCCGTTGGCGTCCACCTCGTACATCTGCAGCGCGTCCTGGGTGATGCGCTTGACCGAGACCTGCAGCTTCGGCACATCGATGCGATGCGACTGCGCGAGTGTCAGCGCAGGTGCCGTGCAACCGAGGAGAAGTAACAACAGGAACCGTTTCATTCTTCCAGCGTAAGGTAACTGGTGGCAGAATACAAGCGCGGCACGCGGCCACCGTTAGGCAGCGCACAAACATAAAAATCCCCCTACATGTCCCAGTTTTCCCACCTGTTGGCCCCGCTCGACCTCGGCTTTACCACCTTACGCAACCGCGTCGTCATGGGTTCCATGCACACCGGATTAGAGGATCGCTTCTACAACTACGGCAAGCTGGCCGCGTTTTATCGCGAGCGGGCGCGCGGCGGCGTGGGCCTGATCGTCACCGGCGGCATCTCGCCCAACCGGCAAGGCTGGCTGCTGCCGTTCGGCGGCACGCTCAATTTCGCCGGCGACGTGTTCAATCACCGCAAGGTGACCCGTGCCGTGCACGAGGAGGGCGGCAAGATCCTGCTGCAGATCCTGCACGCGGGGCGTTATGGCTACCAGCCGTTCGTCGTCTCGGCGTCCGGCAAAAAGTCGCCGATCTCGCCGTTCAAGCCGAAGGCGCTGACGGAATCCGGCATCGAAGCGACAATTCGCGCCTACGTGCGCACGGCGCGCCTGGCGCAAAAGGCCGGCTACGACGGCATCGAGGTGATGGGCAGCGAGGGTTATCTGCTGAACCAGTTCCTGTGCGCCCGTACCAACCTGCGCACGGACCGCTGGGGCGGCGCGATCGAAAACCGCATGCGTCTGCCCGTCGAGATCGTGCGGCGCGTGCGCGCGGCCGTCGGCAACGATTTCATCATCATGTACCGCCATTCGCTGCTGGACCTGGTCGAAGGCGGCAACACTTGGGAAGAGGTCGTCACCGTCGCGCGCGCCCTGGAGCAGGCCGGCGTGACGATCCTGAACACGGGCATCGGCTGGCACGAAGCGCGGGTGCCGACGATCGTCACGTCCGTACCGCGCGCCGCGTTCGCGCAAGTGGCGGGCCGCTTGCGGCGCGAGGTCGGCATTCCCGTTGTCGCGTCGAACCGCATCAATATGCCGGCCGAGGCGGAGGACATCCTCGCGCGCGGCGATGCGGACATGGTGTCGATGGCGCGGCCGTTCCTGGCCGACCCGGAATTCGTCAACAAGGCGGCGCAGGGCCGCGTCGACGAGATCAACACCTGCATCGCCTGCAACCAGGCCTGCCTCGACCACACGTTCTCGAACCAGCGCGCCTCCTGCCTCGTCAATCCGCGTGCCTGCCGCGAGACGGAGCTGGTGTTTCGCAAGACGGCCGCGCGGCGCAAGGTGGCCGTGGTGGGGGCCGGGCCGGCCGGGCTGTCGGCGGCCACCGTCGCGGCCGAGCGCGGCCACGACGTCACCCTGTTCGACGC from Pseudoduganella armeniaca includes the following:
- a CDS encoding acetyl-CoA C-acetyltransferase → MDDVVIVAAARTAVGKFGGSLAKIPATELGAHVIKGLMAQTGIDPNLISEVIMGQVLTAGVGQNPGRQALMKAGLPNSIPGFTINKVCGSGLKATHLAAQAIKCGDASIIIAGGQENMSASPHVLPNSRDGFRMGDAKLVDTMVVDGLFDVYNQYLMGITAENVAKKYEISRSQQDEFALQSQLKAETAQKEGKFKDEILPFEVPQKKGSFVFDTDEYIKTGATLEGLSGLRPAFDKEGSVTAGNASGINDGAAAVIMMSATQARELGLKPMARIKSYASSALDPAFMGMGPVSASRLALKKAGWTPDQLDLMEINEAFASQACAVNQEMGWDTSKINVNGGAIAIGHPIGASGCRILVTLLHEMVRRDAKKGLASLCIGGGMGVALTVERD
- the phbB gene encoding acetoacetyl-CoA reductase → MARVALVTGGMGGLGEAIGIKLLALGYKVVTTYSPSNTKYQAWLDQMKEAGYQFSAYPCDVSDYDSAQTCVAAIERDIGPVDVLVNNAGITRDMTFKKMDKVNWDAVMRTNLDSVFNMTKPVTDGMVERGWGRIINISSVNGQKGAFGQTNYSAAKAGVHGFTKALALEVARKGVTVNTISPGYIGTKMVTEIPQEVLDTKIIPQIPMGRLGKPDEVAGLVAYLASDEAAFVTGANIAINGGQHMS
- a CDS encoding amino acid deaminase is translated as MTTLPTGGLALSQLDEQLLQPGVKGLALTAPLRQHMIGVQRWNVLAGDTGFPVALLKTSSLRHNLDWMRAFCARHGALLAPHGKTTMSPQLFDAQLANGAWGITLATASQVQVAARFGVRRVLLANEVVAASDIRVLLQLLRDNPAFELFALADSLDGVQRLADAVTAAGLRRPLPLLVELGIAGKRAGCRTSDEAMAVARAIAAAPGLQLAGIEGYEGLLVTTDRAADLERVDAFLQAMVDLVRQCDAEGLFAGPQILLSAGGSSYFDRVAQCFAGVTGTSRPVLSIVRSGCYLTNDHGHYFELTRELDERAGGGVGLVPALEVWSTVLSRPEPTLAILGMGKRDASHDLGLPRALLRHRIGAAGPVALDDGWHIEKMNDQHAYLRLPENEVDELRVGDLVGCGISHPCTTFDKWSVLLLVEDDYRVTGAVNTFF
- the pip gene encoding prolyl aminopeptidase, translating into MSDPSSYLFPPVAPLQSGTLAVDELHTIYWEEVGNPQGIPVLFLHGGPGAGISPQHRRFFDPRHYRVILFDQRGAGKSQPLGETRNNTTQLLIEDIERLRALFGIEQWLVFGGSWGSTLALAYGQAHPERCLGFVLRGIFLCTALEIDWFMDGAQWFHPEIHEEFAQGVPYEERGDLLQAYYKRIMDPDPEVYWPAVRAWSRFEGRRVFLMPQPEEPACDTIDLGLGRLEAHYMANLGFFEDDQLLRDVDRIAHLPAVIVQGRYDVICPPFSAWRLHKRWPGSKVVMVPDAGHAAMETGISRELVAATEQFRRQGRFG
- a CDS encoding DUF2721 domain-containing protein is translated as MNIQLGDIGHIIQLAIAPVFLLTGVCTNLQVLINRLARIIDRSRVLEDRLDIAYNDSYLNELDVLYRRSHLINYAITLSTACGLFVCLVIALLFIGDTTNFTLEKYIAGLFVAAVFSLISSFGFLLREIFIASAAMRSQRHVRRAPKTNE
- a CDS encoding SRPBCC family protein translates to MKRFLLLLLLGCTAPALTLAQSHRIDVPKLQVSVKRITQDALQMYEVDANGTVQAPLPTVWRILTGYDRMEEFVPDLVSCRVLSRNGNEVIIEQFGTARFLFMSRSIHLIVRATEQPMSSIDIDLISGDMKHYESRWELVPVPETGGTRVIYTGRMMPNFYVPGILGTNIIRGDIERMMGAVLARLDKGGTSKVPGPSTELARNHVAGAIAP